The Niallia alba genome includes a window with the following:
- a CDS encoding carbohydrate ABC transporter permease, translating into MIAFYLMVIPAALLFFAFHTLPALQGVYYSFTNWNGIALDYEFVGFKNYFNLFKDQTILDSYGFTFKFAIIGAILINIISLFVAVGLNARIKGRNFFRAVYFLPNILSVLIVGFIFNFFFTNIIPELGEKYDIGFLTQNILGNADLAWIGIMIVFIWQSCAFNIILYLSGLQTVPTELYEASSLDGANRWQQFWKVTFPVIAPFFTINMVLSMKNSLMVFDQIVAMTNGGPGYATTSIALLIYNGGFSGGEFAFQSANAVVYFIVIMVISVFQLKVLQKREMNM; encoded by the coding sequence ATGATTGCCTTTTATTTGATGGTTATCCCTGCAGCATTACTTTTCTTTGCTTTTCATACGCTTCCTGCCTTACAGGGGGTTTACTATTCATTCACTAATTGGAACGGTATTGCTCTGGATTACGAATTTGTAGGGTTTAAAAATTATTTCAATTTATTCAAAGATCAAACAATCCTTGATTCCTATGGGTTTACCTTTAAATTTGCTATTATCGGGGCAATTCTAATCAATATTATTAGTCTTTTTGTAGCAGTTGGACTAAATGCAAGAATTAAGGGAAGGAACTTTTTTAGAGCTGTATACTTTTTACCTAATATTTTAAGTGTGCTCATTGTTGGCTTTATTTTTAACTTCTTTTTCACCAACATTATTCCAGAGCTAGGCGAGAAATACGATATTGGTTTTCTGACCCAAAATATACTTGGAAATGCTGACCTTGCATGGATTGGAATCATGATTGTTTTCATATGGCAGTCATGCGCTTTTAATATCATTTTATATCTTTCTGGTCTGCAAACTGTTCCAACTGAATTATATGAAGCATCAAGTCTTGATGGGGCAAATCGTTGGCAACAATTCTGGAAAGTGACATTCCCTGTTATTGCACCATTCTTTACGATTAATATGGTTTTATCTATGAAAAACTCATTGATGGTTTTTGATCAGATTGTCGCAATGACAAATGGAGGACCTGGTTATGCAACAACTTCTATTGCTCTATTAATCTATAACGGAGGATTTAGCGGTGGTGAATTTGCATTCCAGTCTGCAAATGCTGTGGTTTATTTCATAGTTATCATGGTGATCTCAGTTTTCCAACTTAAAGTTTTACAAAAAAGGGAGATGAATATGTAA
- a CDS encoding carbohydrate ABC transporter permease, with product MKQRVNWPVTFLIALGSLLILFPLYITISIALKNPQELAESALSFPFNFHWDNFIRAIEATNFFNAFKNSALITVFTLVLTILSNSLVAYAIARNMHRKLFRSLYYYFVSALFIPFPIIMLPIVKQTSALGLNNPVGLTILYVVYGMAMNIFIYVGYIRSIPLELEEAAIMDGCSTWGVFWKVIFPLLTPINATVGILTCLWAWNDFLLPLVILSDSADYTLPLVQYVFQTEFGTDYNLAFASYLLSMAPMVIVYLFAQRWIIGGVVKGAIK from the coding sequence ATGAAACAACGTGTGAATTGGCCAGTAACTTTTCTAATTGCTTTAGGATCGTTATTAATACTTTTCCCTTTGTATATTACCATTTCAATTGCTTTGAAAAATCCCCAGGAATTGGCAGAGTCAGCATTATCGTTCCCATTTAATTTTCACTGGGATAACTTTATCAGAGCGATTGAAGCAACCAACTTTTTTAATGCCTTCAAAAACAGTGCCCTCATAACTGTTTTTACATTAGTGTTAACTATTCTATCGAATTCATTAGTAGCATATGCGATAGCGAGAAATATGCACCGAAAGCTATTTAGAAGTTTATATTATTACTTTGTTAGTGCTTTATTTATTCCGTTTCCGATTATCATGCTCCCAATTGTAAAACAAACTTCTGCTCTTGGCTTAAACAATCCAGTGGGGTTAACGATTCTATATGTGGTTTATGGGATGGCTATGAATATTTTCATCTATGTAGGCTACATCCGGTCCATTCCGTTAGAGTTAGAGGAAGCAGCAATTATGGATGGTTGCAGTACATGGGGAGTGTTCTGGAAAGTTATTTTCCCTCTCCTAACACCGATTAACGCGACAGTTGGTATTCTGACTTGTTTATGGGCATGGAATGACTTCTTGCTTCCGTTAGTTATCTTAAGTGATTCAGCAGATTACACTCTGCCACTTGTACAATACGTGTTCCAAACTGAATTTGGCACAGATTACAACTTAGCCTTTGCATCCTATTTATTATCCATGGCTCCTATGGTAATTGTCTATTTATTTGCGCAAAGATGGATTATTGGTGGAGTTGTAAAAGGAGCAATTAAATAA
- a CDS encoding alpha-galactosidase gives MAIFYQSTDKTFHLKAKDTSYVMGIVRDGYLVHYYWGKGIREYNHSNYLQYQDRGFSGNPYEYRNDRFFSLDTLPQEYPQYGNTDFRKPAYQVQLENGSTITDLKYISHHIAKGKPALDGLPSTYVENDEEAETLEITMEDSVLGLKVILSYTAFEQLNVITRSVRFINRGEENLTLLSALSLCVDFREADFDFLHLHGAHVKERHMERNPLRHGIQSVESTRGASSHQHNPFIALLSKDTNEDRGEVFAFNFVYSGNFLAQAEVDQFSNTRVTMGINPFDFSWKLESGESFQTPEAVMVYSSEGLGEMSRTFHELYRTRLVKGVHRDKERPILLNNWEATYFDFNAEKITRIAEAGNELGIELFVLDDGWFGKRDNDTSSLGDWFVDQNKLPAGLNQLAQSVKDMGMQFGLWFEPEMISVDSDLYREHPDWCLHVPKRNRSESRNQLILDLSREDVCEEITKRVCDILASAPISYVKWDMNRHMTEIGSAQLPHDRQRETAHRYMLGLYKIMEQITSSFPDVLFESCSGGGGRFDPGMLYYMPQTWTSDNTDAVSRLKIQYGTSLVYPIVSMGSHVSAVPNHQVHRHTTLEMRGDVAMSGNLGYELDLSKLSDEEKEIVKEQISGYKRIRQLIQFGDFYRLLSPFDSNETAWLFTTNDKTEAIVFYFRVLAEPAAPFTKLKLKGIDPVKQYQVLGTERVYGGDELSYAGISIPGEIKGDFQSCFWHLKAIKS, from the coding sequence ATGGCAATTTTTTATCAATCGACAGACAAGACATTTCATTTAAAGGCAAAAGATACTAGTTATGTGATGGGGATTGTACGTGATGGTTACTTAGTACATTACTATTGGGGAAAAGGGATTAGAGAATATAACCACTCCAACTATCTTCAATATCAAGATAGAGGGTTCTCTGGAAACCCGTATGAGTATAGAAATGACAGATTTTTCTCTTTAGATACATTACCGCAAGAATATCCGCAATATGGCAATACAGACTTTCGAAAGCCAGCTTACCAAGTTCAGTTGGAAAATGGGTCAACGATAACCGATCTAAAGTATATCTCCCATCATATTGCTAAAGGGAAGCCTGCATTAGACGGACTGCCTTCCACATACGTGGAAAATGATGAGGAAGCAGAAACACTTGAAATTACGATGGAAGACTCCGTTTTGGGGTTGAAAGTAATTTTAAGCTATACCGCGTTTGAGCAATTAAATGTAATAACAAGATCTGTACGCTTTATAAATAGGGGAGAAGAGAATCTTACATTGCTAAGTGCTCTTAGCTTGTGTGTGGATTTTCGAGAAGCAGACTTTGACTTCTTGCATCTGCACGGTGCCCATGTAAAGGAAAGACATATGGAACGCAATCCATTGCGTCATGGTATTCAGTCTGTTGAAAGCACAAGAGGTGCAAGCAGCCACCAGCATAATCCATTTATTGCACTTCTTAGTAAAGATACTAATGAAGATAGGGGAGAAGTATTTGCATTTAACTTTGTTTACAGTGGAAATTTTCTTGCACAAGCGGAAGTGGATCAATTTAGCAATACGCGAGTTACAATGGGAATAAACCCATTTGATTTTAGCTGGAAATTGGAATCAGGAGAAAGTTTCCAGACACCGGAAGCTGTTATGGTCTATTCGTCGGAGGGTCTAGGAGAAATGTCTCGAACTTTTCATGAGTTATATCGTACCCGTCTAGTGAAGGGGGTACACCGGGATAAAGAGCGTCCAATATTATTAAACAACTGGGAAGCAACTTATTTTGATTTTAATGCCGAAAAAATCACTCGAATTGCCGAAGCAGGTAATGAATTAGGAATTGAATTGTTTGTATTGGATGATGGCTGGTTTGGGAAGCGAGATAATGATACTTCTTCTTTAGGCGATTGGTTCGTAGACCAAAACAAACTGCCAGCAGGTTTAAATCAACTCGCGCAGAGCGTTAAAGATATGGGAATGCAATTTGGTCTGTGGTTTGAACCAGAAATGATTTCTGTTGATAGTGACTTGTATCGAGAGCATCCAGATTGGTGTCTTCACGTTCCAAAGCGAAATCGGTCTGAAAGTCGCAACCAGCTTATATTGGATCTTTCGAGAGAAGATGTATGCGAGGAAATAACAAAGCGGGTTTGCGATATATTAGCCAGCGCACCAATCTCCTATGTTAAATGGGATATGAACCGCCATATGACAGAAATCGGTTCAGCACAACTCCCTCACGATAGACAGAGAGAAACAGCACACCGTTATATGTTGGGACTATATAAGATAATGGAGCAAATTACTTCTTCCTTCCCGGATGTTCTGTTTGAAAGTTGTTCCGGCGGTGGTGGAAGATTTGACCCTGGTATGTTGTACTACATGCCGCAGACGTGGACTAGTGACAACACTGATGCCGTTTCACGCTTAAAGATTCAGTATGGAACAAGTCTTGTTTATCCGATTGTTTCAATGGGCTCTCATGTATCAGCAGTTCCAAACCATCAGGTCCATCGCCATACTACCTTAGAGATGCGTGGAGATGTAGCTATGTCAGGTAATTTAGGTTATGAACTTGACTTATCTAAACTTTCTGACGAAGAAAAAGAAATAGTCAAGGAACAAATTTCAGGCTATAAGAGAATTCGCCAATTAATCCAGTTTGGTGATTTTTACCGCTTGCTAAGTCCGTTTGATAGTAATGAAACGGCCTGGCTGTTTACTACAAATGATAAAACAGAAGCAATAGTATTTTATTTCCGAGTACTAGCTGAGCCAGCTGCTCCTTTTACTAAACTAAAGCTCAAAGGAATCGATCCAGTCAAACAGTATCAAGTTTTGGGAACAGAGCGAGTATACGGCGGAGATGAGCTTTCATACGCTGGGATTAGTATTCCAGGTGAAATAAAGGGAGATTTTCAAAGTTGTTTCTGGCACTTAAAGGCCATTAAGTCATAA
- a CDS encoding MerR family transcriptional regulator, protein MKYLIKDAAAKVGLPTHTIRYYEQEGLLPFVKRDENGNRIFDEEDVKWLEFIVCLRNTDIALSDLRKIVELTQEGEETLPQRKQIFEKHKEKMMKKQKDFDIAFRKIDSKIGYYNNLEMKYEEEKESANK, encoded by the coding sequence ATGAAATATCTTATAAAAGATGCTGCTGCAAAAGTGGGTTTACCTACACATACAATTCGATATTATGAACAAGAAGGGCTTCTTCCTTTTGTAAAAAGAGACGAGAATGGAAATCGTATTTTTGATGAGGAGGATGTAAAGTGGCTCGAGTTCATAGTATGTTTACGTAATACTGATATCGCTCTATCTGATTTACGTAAAATTGTTGAATTAACGCAAGAGGGTGAGGAGACATTACCACAACGTAAACAGATATTTGAAAAACATAAAGAAAAAATGATGAAGAAACAAAAAGACTTTGACATTGCTTTTAGAAAAATTGATTCAAAGATAGGGTATTATAATAATTTAGAAATGAAGTATGAGGAAGAAAAAGAAAGTGCGAATAAGTAA